A stretch of Deinococcus radiopugnans ATCC 19172 DNA encodes these proteins:
- a CDS encoding cupin domain-containing protein: MPEGRPDRPQPIALNRYDLQGQLARLRGDTPLAEHGRDSLTLVRDAGFTLLLVVLKAGKGMPNHTAPGPISVLVLDGRVAFTAQDTRLELGPHELATLPVRVPHEVTALEDSAVLITIAEPVTHTNPVGLESERQGAGGASSRQD, encoded by the coding sequence ATGCCTGAAGGACGCCCGGATCGACCCCAGCCCATCGCCCTCAACCGCTATGACCTGCAGGGTCAGCTGGCCCGGCTGCGCGGCGACACACCTCTGGCGGAACACGGGCGCGATTCCCTCACGCTGGTTCGTGACGCCGGTTTTACCCTGCTGCTGGTGGTCCTCAAGGCCGGAAAGGGCATGCCGAACCACACCGCCCCCGGCCCGATCAGCGTGCTGGTGCTCGACGGGCGGGTCGCCTTCACGGCCCAGGACACCCGCCTGGAACTCGGCCCGCATGAGCTGGCGACCCTGCCCGTCCGCGTTCCACACGAGGTGACCGCGCTGGAGGACAGCGCCGTCCTGATCACCATCGCCGAACCCGTCACCCACACCAATCCGGTGGGTCTTGAAAGCGAGCGGCAGGGCGCCGGCGGAGCCTCGTCCCGGCAGGACTGA
- a CDS encoding HPP family protein, translating to MKIRDQMTRDVVTVTPQTPLGEARSLLEEGHLRCLPVVTAGRLTGLVLQSDPRVSAAPPHTPVQDVMAPATATVGPQSRIERAARLMLQHDIRGLPVVDQDGMLLGVLTASDLLRAMVHSPPVSIWY from the coding sequence ATGAAGATCCGCGATCAGATGACCCGCGATGTGGTCACGGTGACCCCTCAGACGCCGCTGGGCGAGGCGCGGAGTTTGCTTGAAGAGGGCCACCTGCGCTGCCTGCCGGTGGTGACGGCGGGCCGCCTGACTGGTCTGGTGCTTCAGTCCGATCCCCGCGTGAGCGCCGCGCCGCCCCACACGCCGGTGCAGGACGTCATGGCCCCGGCCACCGCGACAGTCGGGCCGCAGTCGCGCATCGAGCGCGCCGCCCGCCTGATGCTGCAGCACGACATCCGTGGCCTGCCGGTGGTCGATCAGGACGGCATGCTGCTGGGCGTGTTGACGGCCAGCGACCTGCTGCGCGCCATGGTCCACTCCCCCCCCGTGAGCATCTGGTACTGA
- a CDS encoding SDR family NAD(P)-dependent oxidoreductase: protein MINLSGKVVLVTGASRGIGAACVRSLLEAGASVVAHLGRRGQGGEALLQEFGAARLHLLTGDLAQEGEAARLFQAAAAWQGRVDVLVNNAGIAPAVTVDDPLDAWSAVWHETLQVNLLSVAETCREAIRQFRGQGGGIIINIASRAAFRGDQPDAMHYAASKGGVIALTRSVARGFAHEGVLAYAVAPGWVRTEMAEAYLQEHAADLTREFPLGDAAPPEDVAATVVFLASGLVRHMTGATLDINGASYVR, encoded by the coding sequence ATGATCAATCTAAGCGGCAAAGTGGTCCTGGTCACCGGAGCCTCGCGCGGCATCGGCGCGGCGTGTGTGCGCAGCCTGCTGGAGGCGGGCGCGTCGGTGGTGGCCCACCTGGGGCGCCGTGGGCAGGGCGGCGAGGCGCTGCTCCAGGAGTTCGGGGCGGCGCGGCTGCACCTGCTGACCGGTGACCTGGCCCAGGAGGGCGAGGCGGCCCGCCTGTTTCAGGCCGCCGCCGCGTGGCAGGGCCGCGTGGACGTGCTGGTCAACAACGCCGGGATCGCGCCGGCCGTGACGGTGGACGATCCTCTGGACGCGTGGTCCGCCGTGTGGCACGAGACCCTGCAGGTCAACCTGCTGAGCGTGGCGGAGACCTGCCGGGAAGCCATCCGGCAGTTTCGGGGCCAGGGCGGCGGCATCATCATCAACATTGCCAGCCGGGCCGCCTTCCGGGGCGATCAGCCGGACGCCATGCATTACGCGGCCTCGAAGGGCGGGGTGATTGCGCTGACCCGTTCGGTGGCCCGCGGCTTTGCCCACGAGGGGGTGCTGGCGTACGCGGTGGCCCCCGGCTGGGTCCGCACCGAGATGGCCGAGGCGTACCTGCAAGAGCACGCGGCGGATCTGACCCGTGAATTCCCGCTGGGCGACGCCGCCCCGCCGGAGGACGTGGCCGCCACCGTGGTGTTCCTGGCCTCGGGGCTGGTGCGGCACATGACCGGGGCGACGCTGGACATCAACGGCGCGTCCTACGTGCGCTAG
- a CDS encoding asparagine synthase family protein: MEFGALGTRFLVLPERGLAVVLRGELYSHDLQAVLALYTRHGATFAQHLEGSFALALVDVPAGHLWAVTDRMASLKVYAAQEEDTLLVSTQLNRPEFTQRPLSPAGVACAVASGVMLGDLTLYQGVSSLDRACVHALAPDGATARPYWAFRFGPPSRRPVAELRAELAGLLRAAVDRRLRRAGPRVFLSLSGGYDSRGLLTLLSSSGREIHTFSYSDGPPRPGSDADVARQLARQYGAPHVTLQAYRGDVGAALRRNAAWGQGVANFCDEADAWAELAGHAPSAIFAGEQLFGWYDRPARSMTELLLHARLPDAQALAGLQGVLPAAGHARLQGAYGHELQALIGRLPSGLDPTQLETLAYLEQLGPRRLMPWREQFAGRVAPVHLPLLDGALLEFMQTLPRRLIREKTLFKQALLELDPGLMRVPLARVSGYAPDWTAELLRGRDTLARQLGAAAPAAWTGSCPPRRSWPCWTASRRCAGIHCAVPSAPCGAAHWWGPRGGSGRRRPVRWTGRRCCCVC, translated from the coding sequence GTGGAGTTCGGCGCCCTGGGGACCCGGTTCCTGGTGCTGCCCGAGCGGGGCCTGGCCGTGGTGCTGCGGGGAGAGCTGTACAGCCACGACCTGCAGGCTGTCCTCGCCCTGTACACGCGGCATGGTGCCACCTTTGCCCAGCACCTGGAAGGCTCGTTCGCTCTGGCCCTGGTGGACGTGCCGGCCGGTCACCTGTGGGCGGTGACGGACCGCATGGCGTCCCTGAAGGTGTACGCCGCGCAGGAGGAAGACACCCTGCTGGTCTCCACCCAGCTGAACCGTCCGGAGTTCACCCAGCGTCCCTTAAGCCCGGCTGGAGTGGCCTGCGCCGTGGCCAGCGGGGTCATGCTTGGTGACCTGACCCTTTATCAGGGAGTGAGTTCGCTGGACCGCGCCTGCGTGCATGCCCTGGCGCCGGACGGGGCGACGGCCCGGCCCTACTGGGCCTTCCGCTTCGGGCCGCCGTCACGCCGCCCGGTGGCCGAGCTGCGCGCCGAACTGGCCGGGCTGCTGCGCGCGGCGGTGGACCGGCGCCTGAGGCGGGCCGGGCCGCGCGTGTTTCTGTCGCTCAGTGGCGGCTACGACTCGCGCGGGCTGCTGACGTTGCTGAGCAGTTCGGGGCGCGAGATTCACACTTTTTCCTACAGCGACGGTCCGCCGCGCCCCGGCAGCGACGCGGACGTCGCCCGGCAGCTGGCCCGGCAGTACGGCGCGCCGCACGTGACCCTGCAGGCCTACCGGGGGGACGTGGGGGCTGCCCTGCGGCGCAATGCGGCCTGGGGCCAGGGCGTCGCCAATTTCTGCGACGAGGCCGACGCCTGGGCCGAACTGGCCGGGCACGCGCCCAGCGCTATCTTTGCCGGCGAACAGCTGTTCGGCTGGTACGACCGGCCCGCGCGGTCGATGACCGAACTGCTGCTGCACGCCCGTCTGCCGGACGCCCAGGCGCTGGCCGGATTGCAAGGGGTGCTGCCGGCTGCCGGCCACGCCAGGTTGCAGGGCGCGTACGGCCACGAGCTGCAGGCGCTGATCGGGCGGCTGCCGTCCGGGCTGGACCCCACGCAGCTCGAAACCCTGGCCTACCTCGAACAGCTGGGACCGCGCCGGCTGATGCCGTGGCGCGAGCAGTTCGCCGGCCGGGTGGCCCCGGTTCATCTTCCGCTGCTGGACGGCGCCCTGCTGGAATTCATGCAGACCCTGCCCAGACGCCTGATCCGCGAGAAGACCCTGTTCAAGCAGGCGCTGCTGGAACTGGACCCTGGGCTGATGAGGGTGCCGCTGGCGCGCGTCTCGGGCTACGCCCCCGACTGGACCGCCGAATTGCTGCGCGGCCGTGACACCCTGGCGCGGCAGCTGGGCGCTGCGGCCCCAGCCGCCTGGACGGGTTCGTGCCCCCCGAGGCGATCCTGGCCCTGCTGGACAGCCTCTCGCCGCTGCGCCGGCATCCACTGCGCAGTGCCCTCGGCACCCTGCGGCGCAGCCCATTGGTGGGGGCCGCGCGGGGGCTCAGGCCGCCGGCGGCCCGTCCGGTGGACCGGACGACGCTGCTGCTGCGTCTGCTGA
- a CDS encoding GNAT family N-acetyltransferase: MTPVIRAYQPSDRAACLDIFDANTPQSFVPGERPAFEAWLDEAPGRADYLVMEGPPGVVACGGLWVSEDAERSAGLAWGMVHPAWQRQGLGDALARVRLARLQALGVTRAVLDTSQFTAPFYARLGFQEVRRTPNGYGPGLDRVDMVVDLTDATGGQSWPALAQSTE, translated from the coding sequence GTGACCCCCGTGATCCGTGCGTACCAGCCGTCTGACCGGGCCGCCTGCCTGGATATCTTCGACGCGAACACGCCGCAGTCGTTCGTGCCGGGTGAGCGGCCAGCGTTTGAGGCCTGGCTGGACGAAGCGCCAGGCCGGGCCGACTACCTGGTGATGGAGGGGCCACCGGGCGTGGTGGCTTGCGGCGGCCTGTGGGTCAGCGAGGATGCGGAGCGGTCGGCGGGCTTGGCCTGGGGCATGGTGCATCCGGCCTGGCAGCGGCAGGGGCTGGGCGACGCGCTGGCCCGGGTGCGGCTGGCGCGTCTGCAGGCGCTGGGGGTGACGCGGGCGGTGCTGGACACCAGTCAATTCACCGCCCCGTTCTACGCCCGGCTGGGGTTCCAGGAGGTGCGGCGCACGCCCAACGGCTACGGACCGGGTCTGGACCGCGTGGATATGGTGGTGGACCTGACCGATGCAACCGGCGGCCAGTCCTGGCCCGCCCTGGCTCAATCTACAGAGTAG
- a CDS encoding multicopper oxidase family protein translates to MFNARPAFRTLLLSVLTVGAALAHGLPSSPAARPSGQLIRQFLARPEGTVSLSQATRGVHAFTLNVHRIETEIAPGVRVQQWAFGFPSQPASVPGPELRVKVGELVRITLHNTHDQPHTLHLHGITSLAQEMDGVPHLSHAVLPGQSFTYEFVATEAGTFAYHCHVQTNVHLDMGMYGALIVEDPDVKPVWTAEHTLILDEWDSHHDPEQRPYTPHYDEFLVNGKAFPLIPELDIPAGQTQLVRFVNLGAQPHSLHLHGTSFLVMAKDGHDLPAPYVADTLPILPGERYDVLVKGRDGTFVWHDHNSNANTNQGEYPGGMHFDVAGSPALRADGTLAPPAGHDHGATTMTLPTPASTPGPAETAAVVRISNFEYAPEAVRVRVGGRVTWENHDSVGHELAVSVGGQEQRVTLPPGGRASVTFPETGNFVYRCLPHPFMTGTVQVQ, encoded by the coding sequence ATGTTCAATGCACGCCCAGCCTTCCGAACGCTCCTGCTCAGTGTGCTGACCGTTGGCGCGGCCCTGGCCCACGGGCTGCCGTCCTCACCTGCCGCCCGCCCGTCAGGGCAACTGATCCGGCAGTTTCTCGCCCGCCCTGAGGGCACGGTGTCGCTGTCCCAGGCCACGCGCGGCGTCCACGCCTTCACGCTGAACGTTCACCGCATCGAGACCGAGATCGCGCCCGGCGTGCGGGTACAGCAGTGGGCCTTTGGTTTTCCGAGTCAGCCTGCCAGCGTGCCTGGCCCCGAACTGCGGGTCAAGGTGGGGGAGTTGGTGCGGATCACCCTGCACAACACCCATGACCAGCCGCATACGCTGCACCTGCACGGCATCACCAGCCTCGCTCAGGAGATGGACGGCGTGCCGCACCTGAGCCACGCCGTGTTGCCGGGTCAGTCCTTCACCTACGAATTCGTCGCCACCGAGGCGGGCACGTTTGCCTACCACTGTCACGTTCAGACCAACGTGCATCTGGACATGGGCATGTACGGGGCGCTGATCGTCGAAGACCCGGACGTCAAGCCTGTCTGGACCGCCGAACACACCCTGATCCTGGACGAGTGGGACAGCCACCATGACCCCGAGCAGCGGCCCTACACGCCGCACTACGACGAGTTTCTGGTGAACGGCAAGGCCTTTCCGCTGATTCCTGAACTCGACATTCCAGCGGGTCAGACGCAGCTGGTGCGGTTCGTGAACCTGGGGGCGCAGCCGCACAGCCTGCACCTGCACGGCACCAGCTTTCTGGTGATGGCCAAGGACGGCCATGACCTGCCCGCGCCGTATGTGGCCGACACATTGCCGATCCTGCCGGGAGAGCGCTACGACGTGCTGGTGAAAGGCCGTGACGGCACCTTCGTGTGGCATGATCACAACAGCAATGCCAACACCAACCAGGGCGAGTATCCGGGTGGGATGCACTTCGACGTGGCGGGCAGCCCGGCGCTGCGGGCGGATGGCACGCTGGCCCCACCTGCCGGGCATGATCACGGCGCGACGACGATGACTCTGCCCACGCCTGCATCCACGCCCGGCCCAGCTGAGACCGCCGCTGTGGTCAGGATCTCGAACTTCGAGTATGCCCCGGAAGCGGTGCGGGTGCGGGTGGGCGGTAGGGTCACCTGGGAGAATCACGACAGCGTGGGGCACGAACTGGCCGTGAGTGTGGGCGGTCAGGAACAGCGGGTGACGCTGCCGCCGGGGGGCCGGGCGAGCGTCACCTTTCCCGAGACGGGCAACTTCGTCTACCGTTGCCTGCCGCATCCCTTCATGACCGGGACCGTACAGGTGCAGTAG
- a CDS encoding cytochrome P450 yields MPAPPLQDRDPRREYDQARQTCPVQRQAGKVIVYGHPEVTEVVTQPELFSSAVSRFRQLPNGLDGAEHQQWRALTDPYLMDPENLREVEHLARQVMREVLGGLTLPATVEAVSDLGARYAVRVQLRWLGWQADLEGQLLDWVQENRRASRSGDHAWTGRVAEAFDAIIRGELARRRGQERDDVTARLMNEQGSGRPLQDEALVSVLRNWTSGDLGSLALCAGVIVAFLAEHAEVQARLRAGVTTQEFDAALDEILRMDDPFVANRRVALRDTRLGGVAVARGEVVQVNWTAANRDPRVFADPDAFCPAKHAPDNLVYGLGPHACPGRALSTLELHVFTEELLRATHSVTWAAASTRELPPGGGYATVVVRLA; encoded by the coding sequence ATGCCTGCGCCGCCCCTCCAAGACCGTGACCCCCGCCGCGAGTACGACCAGGCCCGCCAGACCTGCCCTGTGCAGCGGCAGGCCGGAAAGGTGATCGTCTACGGGCATCCTGAAGTGACCGAGGTCGTCACTCAGCCTGAGCTCTTTTCAAGCGCGGTGTCACGCTTCCGGCAACTTCCCAACGGGCTGGACGGGGCCGAGCACCAGCAGTGGCGGGCGTTAACGGACCCGTACCTGATGGACCCCGAGAACCTGCGTGAGGTCGAGCACCTCGCGCGGCAGGTGATGCGCGAGGTGCTGGGTGGCCTGACCCTGCCCGCCACCGTGGAGGCGGTCAGCGACCTGGGGGCGCGCTACGCGGTGCGCGTGCAGCTGCGCTGGCTGGGCTGGCAGGCCGATCTGGAGGGCCAGCTGCTGGACTGGGTGCAGGAAAACCGCCGCGCCTCCCGCTCCGGGGACCACGCGTGGACGGGCCGGGTGGCCGAGGCGTTCGACGCGATCATCCGCGGCGAACTGGCCCGCCGGCGTGGGCAGGAACGGGACGACGTCACCGCCCGCCTGATGAACGAACAGGGCTCGGGCCGCCCGCTGCAGGATGAGGCACTGGTGTCGGTCCTGCGCAACTGGACCTCGGGCGACCTGGGGTCTCTGGCGCTGTGCGCCGGCGTGATCGTGGCTTTCCTGGCCGAGCACGCCGAGGTTCAGGCCCGGCTCCGGGCGGGAGTGACGACGCAGGAATTTGACGCCGCGCTGGACGAGATCCTGCGGATGGATGACCCCTTCGTGGCCAACCGCCGCGTGGCGCTCCGGGACACCCGGTTGGGCGGGGTGGCCGTCGCCCGGGGAGAGGTGGTGCAGGTCAACTGGACGGCGGCCAACCGCGACCCGCGCGTCTTTGCCGATCCTGACGCCTTCTGTCCCGCGAAGCATGCGCCTGACAACCTGGTCTACGGCCTGGGACCGCATGCCTGTCCCGGACGGGCGCTGTCCACCCTGGAACTGCACGTGTTCACCGAAGAGTTGCTGCGCGCCACCCACAGCGTCACCTGGGCCGCAGCAAGCACCCGGGAGCTGCCTCCGGGCGGGGGATACGCGACGGTGGTGGTGCGCCTGGCCTGA
- a CDS encoding DUF1206 domain-containing protein, whose amino-acid sequence MSDAREKVERASLQVAPGLETLARFGYASKGVVYGTVGALALGLALGAGGSTTDTRGALLRLQDLPGGSVVLWILMVGLVGYALWQLVRAMLDPEHQGTGARGLVKRAGYLISGGAYLVLAVFSARVAAQGSAPRDPNSEAQAAQQVLQLPGGQLLLGLAGVALLAVAAHQLYNAYEARFMKRMALTDVGAQYKGTLKRIGQLGIAARGLLLGLVGVFLLVAAWRSQASVVIGTAEALAWLREQPAGQFLLGAVALGTLCYGVWCLTQALYRRIKVAD is encoded by the coding sequence ATGTCAGATGCCAGAGAAAAGGTCGAGCGGGCCAGCCTTCAGGTGGCGCCGGGCCTGGAAACGCTGGCCCGCTTCGGCTATGCCAGCAAGGGCGTGGTCTACGGCACGGTGGGCGCGCTGGCGCTGGGTCTGGCGCTGGGGGCCGGGGGCAGCACCACCGACACCAGGGGAGCGCTGCTGCGCCTGCAAGACCTTCCCGGCGGCAGCGTGGTGCTGTGGATCTTGATGGTGGGGCTGGTGGGCTACGCGCTGTGGCAACTGGTGCGGGCGATGCTGGACCCTGAACACCAGGGCACCGGGGCCAGGGGGCTGGTCAAGCGTGCGGGCTATCTGATCAGCGGCGGCGCGTATCTGGTCCTGGCCGTGTTCAGCGCCCGCGTCGCGGCCCAGGGCAGCGCCCCCCGCGACCCGAACAGCGAGGCCCAGGCGGCCCAGCAGGTGCTGCAACTGCCCGGCGGCCAGCTGCTGCTGGGCCTGGCTGGCGTGGCGCTGCTGGCCGTCGCGGCCCACCAGCTCTACAACGCTTACGAGGCCAGATTCATGAAGCGCATGGCCTTGACCGATGTGGGGGCGCAGTACAAAGGCACCCTCAAACGCATCGGGCAGCTGGGGATCGCGGCGCGCGGCCTGCTGCTGGGCCTCGTGGGCGTTTTTCTGCTGGTGGCCGCGTGGCGCAGTCAGGCCAGCGTCGTCATCGGCACGGCCGAGGCCCTGGCCTGGCTGCGTGAACAGCCCGCCGGACAGTTCCTGCTGGGCGCGGTGGCGCTGGGAACGCTGTGCTACGGCGTGTGGTGCCTCACCCAGGCGCTGTACCGCCGCATCAAGGTGGCTGACTGA
- a CDS encoding cupin domain-containing protein: MNPTTPASLRGQPLTIHNKIQRDSVTFLRRTDGQLSTLVRVELAPGGGNPPHRHSAYAETFTARQGTLGLHLDGRELRLQSGETVTAPIGSVHRFYNPTDEPVVFEVEIQPGHRGFERGLIVLYGLANDDRTDMQGRPRHPLHLGLFSSLTDTRLIGPLATLNPVMTALGWLARVTGTQRRLLARYDR; the protein is encoded by the coding sequence ATGAACCCAACCACTCCCGCGTCTCTGCGCGGCCAGCCCCTGACCATCCACAACAAGATTCAGCGTGACAGCGTGACGTTCCTGCGCCGCACCGACGGACAGCTCAGCACCCTGGTTCGTGTGGAACTCGCGCCCGGCGGCGGCAATCCGCCTCACCGCCACTCGGCCTACGCCGAAACGTTTACCGCGCGGCAAGGCACGCTGGGCCTGCATCTGGATGGGCGTGAACTGCGGCTCCAATCAGGTGAGACAGTCACCGCCCCAATTGGCTCGGTTCACCGCTTCTACAACCCCACGGACGAACCGGTGGTCTTCGAGGTGGAAATCCAGCCCGGCCACCGGGGCTTCGAGCGGGGGCTGATCGTGCTGTACGGCCTCGCCAACGACGACCGCACCGACATGCAGGGACGGCCCCGCCATCCGCTTCACCTGGGCCTGTTCTCCAGCCTGACCGACACCCGGCTGATCGGGCCGCTGGCGACGTTGAACCCGGTGATGACCGCCCTGGGGTGGCTGGCGCGGGTCACCGGCACACAGCGCCGACTGCTGGCCAGGTACGACCGCTGA
- the trxA gene encoding thioredoxin has product MNMHRLNDITFAAGVAEGYTLVDFWAPWCAPCRLIGPVLEELAREYQGRISVAKLNVDESAATALRYRAMSLPTLILFKDGEPVRTTVGAQPKRNLKAMLDSELAQDAD; this is encoded by the coding sequence ATGAACATGCACAGGCTGAACGACATAACCTTCGCCGCTGGCGTGGCCGAGGGCTACACCCTGGTGGATTTCTGGGCACCCTGGTGTGCGCCCTGCCGCCTGATCGGCCCGGTCCTTGAGGAACTCGCCCGCGAATACCAGGGCCGGATCTCGGTGGCCAAGCTGAACGTCGACGAGAGCGCCGCCACGGCCCTGCGCTACCGGGCCATGAGCCTGCCCACGCTGATTCTGTTCAAGGACGGCGAGCCGGTCCGCACCACTGTCGGCGCTCAACCGAAACGGAATCTGAAGGCCATGCTCGACTCGGAACTGGCCCAGGACGCCGACTGA
- a CDS encoding excinuclease ABC subunit UvrA, with amino-acid sequence MSASPQFSGFVQVRGAREHNLKDLSVQLPRDALVVFTGVSGSGKSSLAFGTLYAEAQRRYLESVSPYARRLFHQVGAPEVDAIEGLPPAVALQQQRGAPTARSSVGSVTTLSNLIRMLYSRAGTYPPGQGIVYAEGFSPNTPEGACPNCHGLGRVYEVTEASMVPDPSLTIRQRAVAAWPQAWGGQNQRDILVSLGTDVDRPWRELPQDTRQWILFTDEQPVVPVYPGLTPEETRRAVKRGAEPGYMGTFSSARRHVLHTFATTESASMKRRVQGYMISTECPVCRGKRLRPEALAVTFAGLDITELSRLPLKQVAALLRPYASGQESGHARLVQQQPEQALAQRRLSGDLCARLKVLLDLGLGYLQLERSTPTLSPGELQRLRLATQLYSNLFGVVYVLDEPSAGLHPADTEALLTALGGLKAAGNSLFVVEHDLDVVRRADWLVDVGPGAGEQGGEILYSGPPAGLRQVTTSRTAEYLFRTVPVHTHPPRTPSGWLELGGVTRHNLEDLSVRFPLGVLTCVTGVSGSGKSTLVSGVLAETLARHFGQPPVDPAADAPDDGEPGDAPAALTTQLGGDVAALSRLVQVNQKPIGRTPRSNMATYTGLFDHVRKLFAATPLARQRGYGPGRFSFNVKGGRCEHCQGEGWVMVELLFLPSVYAPCPVCHGARYNAETLDVQYRGRNVAEVLGMTVDTAWAFFQDDAAVFRSLDTLREVGLGYLRLGQPATELSGGEAQRIKLATELQRAGRGKTLYLLDEPTTGLHPADVDRLARQLDRLVDAGHTVIAVEHDMQLVVGSDWVIDVGPGAGDEGGQIVAQGRPQDVAQAAGSRTAPYLAQALGTPERRASAP; translated from the coding sequence ATGTCCGCTTCCCCCCAGTTCTCCGGTTTCGTGCAGGTGCGCGGCGCACGGGAACACAACCTCAAAGACCTCTCGGTGCAGTTGCCCCGCGACGCCCTGGTGGTGTTTACCGGAGTTTCGGGCTCAGGCAAATCCTCGCTGGCCTTCGGAACGCTGTACGCCGAGGCGCAGCGGAGATACCTGGAATCGGTCTCGCCGTACGCCCGCCGCCTGTTTCATCAGGTGGGGGCGCCCGAGGTCGACGCCATCGAGGGCCTGCCTCCCGCCGTCGCCCTGCAGCAGCAGCGCGGCGCCCCCACAGCCCGCTCCTCGGTGGGCAGCGTGACCACCCTGTCCAACCTGATCCGGATGCTGTACTCGCGCGCCGGCACCTACCCCCCGGGCCAGGGCATCGTCTACGCCGAGGGCTTCTCGCCCAACACCCCGGAAGGGGCCTGCCCCAACTGCCACGGCCTGGGGCGGGTCTACGAGGTCACCGAGGCCTCGATGGTGCCGGACCCGTCGCTGACCATCCGGCAGCGGGCCGTCGCGGCCTGGCCGCAGGCCTGGGGTGGACAGAACCAGCGCGACATCCTGGTGTCGCTGGGCACCGACGTGGACCGGCCGTGGCGTGAGCTGCCGCAGGACACGCGCCAGTGGATTCTGTTCACCGACGAGCAGCCGGTGGTGCCGGTGTATCCAGGACTGACGCCCGAGGAAACCCGGCGGGCCGTGAAACGCGGCGCCGAGCCCGGCTACATGGGCACCTTCAGCAGCGCGCGGCGGCACGTGCTGCACACGTTCGCCACCACCGAAAGCGCGTCCATGAAACGGCGCGTGCAGGGGTACATGATCTCCACCGAATGCCCGGTGTGCCGCGGCAAGCGGCTGCGCCCCGAGGCGCTGGCCGTCACGTTCGCCGGCCTCGACATCACCGAACTCTCCCGGCTGCCCCTGAAACAGGTGGCCGCCCTGCTGCGCCCCTACGCCAGCGGTCAGGAGAGCGGGCACGCCCGGCTCGTCCAGCAGCAGCCGGAGCAGGCCCTGGCGCAGCGGCGCCTGAGCGGGGACCTGTGCGCCCGGCTGAAGGTGCTGCTGGACCTGGGCCTGGGCTACTTGCAGCTCGAACGCTCGACGCCCACGCTGTCGCCCGGCGAGTTGCAGCGGCTGCGGCTGGCCACCCAGCTGTATTCCAACCTGTTCGGCGTGGTGTACGTGCTGGACGAACCGTCGGCCGGCCTGCATCCCGCCGACACCGAGGCGCTGCTCACGGCGCTGGGGGGCCTGAAGGCGGCAGGCAACTCGCTGTTCGTGGTGGAACACGACCTGGACGTGGTGCGCCGCGCCGACTGGCTGGTCGACGTCGGTCCCGGCGCCGGGGAACAGGGCGGCGAGATCCTGTACAGCGGGCCGCCGGCAGGGCTGCGGCAGGTGACGACGTCCAGGACCGCCGAATATCTGTTCCGAACCGTCCCGGTCCACACTCACCCGCCGCGCACGCCCTCCGGCTGGCTGGAATTGGGCGGAGTCACGCGCCACAACCTCGAAGACCTGAGCGTCCGGTTTCCGCTGGGCGTGCTGACGTGCGTGACCGGCGTCTCCGGCTCGGGCAAGTCCACCCTGGTCAGTGGGGTGCTGGCCGAGACGCTGGCCCGCCACTTCGGGCAGCCCCCGGTGGACCCGGCCGCCGACGCCCCCGATGACGGGGAACCCGGCGACGCCCCGGCGGCCCTCACCACGCAGCTGGGGGGCGACGTGGCCGCGCTGTCGCGGCTGGTGCAGGTCAACCAGAAGCCGATTGGCCGCACCCCTAGAAGCAACATGGCCACCTACACCGGGCTGTTCGATCACGTCCGCAAGCTGTTTGCCGCCACCCCGCTGGCCCGGCAGCGCGGCTACGGGCCGGGGCGCTTTTCCTTCAACGTCAAGGGCGGACGCTGCGAACACTGTCAGGGCGAGGGCTGGGTGATGGTAGAGCTGCTGTTCCTGCCCAGCGTGTACGCGCCGTGTCCGGTGTGTCATGGAGCGCGCTACAACGCCGAGACGCTCGACGTCCAGTACCGCGGCCGCAACGTCGCCGAGGTGCTGGGCATGACCGTGGACACCGCCTGGGCCTTCTTCCAGGACGACGCGGCGGTGTTCCGCAGCCTGGACACCCTGCGCGAGGTGGGGCTGGGCTACCTGAGGCTGGGGCAGCCCGCCACCGAACTCTCGGGCGGCGAGGCCCAGCGCATCAAGCTGGCCACCGAACTGCAGCGCGCCGGGCGCGGCAAGACGCTGTACCTGCTGGACGAACCCACCACTGGCCTGCACCCGGCCGACGTGGACCGGCTGGCCCGGCAGCTGGACCGGCTGGTGGACGCGGGACACACCGTGATCGCGGTGGAGCACGACATGCAGCTGGTGGTGGGCAGCGACTGGGTGATCGACGTCGGCCCCGGTGCGGGAGACGAGGGCGGCCAGATCGTGGCGCAGGGCCGCCCCCAGGACGTGGCGCAGGCTGCGGGCAGCCGCACCGCCCCGTACCTGGCCCAGGCGCTGGGCACCCCCGAACGGCGCGCGTCCGCCCCCTGA